The Brassica napus cultivar Da-Ae chromosome C7, Da-Ae, whole genome shotgun sequence genomic interval gccaaaaggtgtctcaaggCAGCATGATCggtgtagacaatgactttagacccaaccaagtagctcctgaacttctcaaaggcaaaaacaattgccagcatctctttctctgttgtggcatacctcatctgagcatcattgagggtttggctggcatagtagatcacatgggttttgccatctttcttctgccccaaaacagctcccacagcatagtcactggcgtcacacatgatctcaaaaggaaaatcccaatcaggtggctggacaattgggGCACTAACGAGTTCACCTTTTAGCTTCTTGAAAGCTTGTAGGCATTCCACATCAAAACTGAAGGTAGCTtccttgcacagcagcctggtcaaagGTCTAGTTATCAAGGAGAAATCcttgatgaacctcctgtagaatccagcatggccaagaaaactccggatgtctttcactgtctttggtggaggcagaccaaccataacatcgattttggctttatccacctcaatccccttctctgaaatcttgtgtcctagcacaatcccttccttgaccatgaagtgacacttctcccaattcagcacaaggttggtgtcttcacatctctgtaggaccctgcacaaatttgacaaacaagcagaaaacgaagatccatagacagagaaatcatccataaatacctccacaacatcctcaatcagatcagagaaaattgacatcatgcacctttgaaaggtggctggagcattacatagaccaaatggcatccttcgatatgcaaaggtaccatatggacatgtgaatgtcgttttctcttgatcattgggatgtatggggatttggaaaaatcctgaatacccatcaaggaaacaatagaatgggtgatttgcaagtctctcaagcatctgatcaataaatggtaatggaaaatgatcctttctagatgcagagtttagttttcggtaatcaatgcacattctatgacatgtgatggttcttgttggtatcaattcatccttgtcattcttaatcacagtgataccacctttctttggtacaacatgcacaggtgatacccatttagaatctgagatagggtaaataacaccagcatctaggagtttaagaatctctttctttacaacatccttcaggttaggatttaaccttctttgatgctcgatagaagtcattgattcatcctcaagatgtatcctatgcatgcacagaGAGGGTGATATCCCCTTGATGTCATCtagtgagtaacctattgcctttctaaatcttttaagtgttctcaaaagttcagatagctcactttcagtaagttcactactcacaatgacagggtaagtttcattaggaccaagaaatgcataccttacaccatggggaagaggtttaagctccactttaggtgCCTTAAGTTCACTCCAGTCATCTTGCTGGTTGTCCTCTTGTTGAGTGACTGAGACTTCTTGGTGAACCATCTGGGGAAGCTCCTCGTACTGATCCTCACTGAAAAACCCCTGGTGTGAATCCagcatcatcccataggcagtactctccaggttctcaaccacctcagcctctttctctacagtcaaagcatgctgtagagggtcctctagtgacaactcttcaaggatttcatcagcaagggcgtccatctcttcaatgtagaacacctgcccttgaactgttggcctcctcattacctccttgatgtcgAAATGGAGAACGTGCCCTTTACCcagatggagatcaatcttgccttctttcacattaacaatggCTCCAGCTGTGgctaagaaaggccttccaaggattaaagggtcttgagcttcttcacccatttcaagcactacaaagtctgtagggatctcataatttccaaccatcactgggaggtcctctaagatacccacagggtacttaactgaacgatcagccaataccagagaaagtctacacttcttgtactgagtgaaaccgagcttcttagcaacagataggggcatcaagctgacactagctcccaaatcgcagagacaccTATCGAATACCATAGgcccaagagcacaaggtaatgtgaagcatcctggatcttctagcttctttggtatgaccagcctctgaatgatagcactgcactcatgagtgagaatcaccatgccctccatctctttcttctttgcagctacagcatCTTTTAGGAACTTACTGTACtgaggaatcagcatgaaagcatcaataatgggcattgtgacctggacttcactcatttgcttgtcaaacagagctttgtacttctctagcaacTGCCTCTTGAATCGACCTGGGAATGGAAGCTTAGGTTCATAggcaggaggaacaaaagaactttcacttgcaggagtgacaacttcaccatctttaactgttttcttctcttctccaacctttccttttcctttggcttccactatcttttccaagatctcgtcattggtcttctcatcaacaatcaccacttcatcatctatggtgatggcaaccccctcactttgtttctcagcatccttggtgagagctctctgaggtaactccttaccactcctgagagtgatagctttcatggtttccttggggttttgctcagactttccaggtagagaaccttgttggcgattttgttgagtgttcatggcagcaaactggttctccaaagctctgaacttgttgttgagctcattgtagctcccatcaatctttgagtgaagattcttcaactcatagccaacatgcttctcacttcttgtttgagattccaggatttgtttcagtagagcatcagtgctgctgactTGAGGGGTGGAGGTAGAGGGATTAGATTGTTGTTGGGAAGAATTGTTgcctttgttgttgaaaccaggaggagggttttgctgtggttgatagctgccttgctgattGTTTCGAGGCTGGTAACCACTCTGatggttgttggaataggatttctgttggtagttgttgtactgaaagttgggctctttcttgtaccagctaccattgttgttgatgaaacacaactcttcctgaccttccaaaccttcaacttcatggacaacaGCTGGTGTCTCTTGGGTTGGGttgccaacaaagtgcagctgctcttgggtagctttatcagcaaggaggatgtctatcttatcttgtagagctttcaactccttcctcgtttgCTTATCATCAgatctactgcctctgtcgtggtctccactgtagactgcatcactcttaaccatgttgtcaaccagctcctctgcatcctcctcagttctccccaagaagaatccattactagctgtatccagtctggccctgtacttaggaagagcaccacggtagaatgtgctcagcaagctctctttagagaaaccatggtgtgggcattgagcttggtaccCCTTGAATCtttcccaggcttcactgaaaccttccaagcccttctgttgaaagctggagatctcgtttctcagcttagcagttcttgaagtagagaagaacttctccaagaatgctttcttgcagtcatcccaagtggtgatggagtcgcttggtagagacttctcccactgacgtgcttTATCCcctaaagagaaagggaatagcttgagctttaaggcatcttcggagacaccattggtttttgacaacccacagtagctgtcgaacctgtccaagtgatcaaatggatcctctagagccaagccatgatacttgttgttctcgatcacgttgaggagtcctgacttgatctcaaagttgttggctgccacagcgggtgctcggattcccaatcgaTAACCATGAATGTTTggacggtcgtaagtgccaatgggccgagctgctcgctgttggttaggTGGACCATTGTTGTTAGCGCCATTGACGCCTGCATCTTCTTGATGAACGTCTCCCATGTCAGTGTTCAGTCTCTGCAATTGAGCCtgatgttcttcttctcttctctttctagcacactctctctctaaagctctgatgtctgctgctcttggaactaggtttgatggacccctgctccgcaagttcatacacctgtagattaaagggaggtgaagaagagtcagtaacaaaagaaaataaaaatgacttagtctcaagcaattgactaaatctcaatgtttaaatctactcagaaattggcaacggcgccaatttgatgttaggagttttcaaggctcctaagacaaatgctgtagtataaatgattgtcgaaccagttctgagggatatcaaagcactgagaatgcaagtactcacttaatctaagtgcaaccaatgatttagatgggttttaagctatgactaaaactagaaagcaataacagaatgatacttcttgactaagggaaaagagaactcatgggcatagggattagaccttgggtgatcaagtatcgaactaaggatggcaaatgatcaatcaaactatcaaccttaagcctagacacaattctaagcaagctctatgtctagatgaatgctcatttgctaacatatctcaaacatcaaatgtctttggttgaataatatgaaagcaatcataactagcaagtccaatggctatcttagcacctctaacaacaaatgtctttggcaaagtatgctaaaagctaagaagagttgtctcgggcatttcctcgaacacctttcggggggGAAATGCCTAAGGTTCAACTACtcagtggccaactcagaagatgctttatgctcactctactagcaaggaaatatgaatgatctacactaaaacatcctagttctaacctaatcaccctcaatctccctaacccatgaattcaaaaggtgattactcactaatctccatgattcctcttaaacccatgttggatttcagattaatcatgtagagaaacacaggaaatagataagaacacagaattctcaataataaactgatcaattgattcaaagagatgactttccaaaggttttttggtggtttttctaagaacaaagatgatcccCCTCTTGGTGGCTcctagagtattaaaacataggtttagaaaataaaaacgtgcataatgaaatgaccaaaaggcccttgagaaatcacaagTTCGAGTAGAAATAAAACGCGCAGCGACCTCAgcccgtcgctccgacaagtcgctctaggcttcgggagcgacctcgctgtgtcgctgcgagaggtcgctccgggttcCTTCTCGCGTCTCTGggtgatgaaaccgcgagcgacttctccctgtcgctcccataacgtcgctctcagctggagcgacctcgctgtgtcgctccgagaggtcgctccgggctcgttctcgcgtctccgagtgatgaaaccgcgagcgacttctccctgtcgctctggttaGGTCGCTCCAGTagggtgatcagagcgacttggtggtgtcgctccagactggtcgctcccatgccttgctcgcccaatgaccactctaaacactcatttttgagctccaaatgcctccaagtgcctccaagaactccatgtggtactccaatacctgataaggactcatgtatgcaaaatgcaacctaaacatggctaaatcctaatctatatgatcaaaatgcacatggataaatggataaaacaatagaattatgcaagatatcactggtatgcatcacatcgagctATGTAGGCGTGAGCATCCCTGAACATAGTTGGCCACCAGAAACCTGCCTGGAGGATTCTGGAAACCGTTTTGAATGTGGCGAAGTGCCTTGCGTAATGATGTAGAATCCCTGGAATATCTGCCTCTGGAACACACCTTCTGAATATGCCATCCTTGCAATGTTTGTACAAGTATGGTTCATCCCAAACATACTGCCTCGCTTCTCTTAAGAATTTTCTCTTCTCGTTTCCAGTGAACTTAAGTGGTTCCTTTTCAGCAGCTAGGAAGTTCGCAATCACAGCAAACCAGGGGAGGTGAGAGTACTGCTTTTGGATCACGGCTACTGGTTGTTCCGGTACGCGAGAACAATCAGATGTTATGCTCAGGGGTTGTTCCGCGAAGCGCAGACCAATCGCGTTGACGTGTTCCACTGTGTGTTCTTCATCAAGAGATGAGTCATCCTCAATCTTCATTCTGGACAAGTGGTCTGCAACCCCATTCTCGACTCCCTTTTTGTCTTTTATCTCGAGATCAAattcttggagaagaagaatccacctcaacaacctcggttttgcatctttctttgtGAGCAAGTACTTAAGAGTAGCATGGTCTGTGTGCACAATCACCTTCGATCCCACCAGGTAGGATATGAACTTCTCGAATGCAAAAACAATAGCCAGGAGTTCTTTCTCAGTCGTAGCGTATCTGCATTGAGTTTCATCCATGGTTTTCCTTGCGTAATAGATCACATGAAGTTTCTTATCCTTGCGCTGCCCAAGGACTGCTCCTACTGCAAAATCGCTAGCATCAGTCATGacctcaaaggggagatcccagtCTGGCGGTTGTACAACAGGTGCGCTGACTAGAGCTCCTTTGATCGTATGGAATGCAGCTAAGCACTCGATGTCGAAATCAAACTTGATCTCCTTGCAGAGCAGTCTGGTGAGTGGTCTCGCTATTTTTGAGAAATCCTGGATGAACCTCCTGTAAAACCCTGCGCGACCCAAGAAGCTTCTGATAGCTTTCACAGTTGGTGGTGGTTGCAAGCTCATCATCACCTCGATCTTTTCCTTATCCACCTCAATGCCTTTCTCGGAGATCTTATGCCCTAGAACAATCCCATCTCTGACCATGAAgtggcacttctcccaatttagcACCAGATGTTTCTCCTCACACGTTTTGAGtaccctgcacaagtttgacaaatAGACACTAAAGGAGCTTCCATAGACACTGAAATCGTCAATgaaaacctccataatgtctTCAATCAGgtcagtaaagatcgacatcatgcagcgCTGAAATGTTGCTGGCGCATTGCACAGGCCGAATGGCATTCTCCTGTATGCGTACGTCCCATATGGGCATGTGAACGTCGTCTTCTCCTGATCGTCTGGATGGATAGGgatctgaaagaaacctgaataaccatctaaaaatagttatatgggtggttagccaatctctcaagcatttgatcaatgaagggaAGTGGGAAGTGATTCTTTCTAGTGGCTGCATTTAATTCTCTGAAATCAATGCACATGCGATGTCCTGTCACTGTTCTAGTAGGGATCAATTCATTATTTTCATTTGTGATAACAGTGATCCCACCTTTCTTAGGTACTACATGAACAGGGCTAACCCACTTACTATCAGATATGGCATAGATCACACCCGCttcaagaagtttcattatctctttcttaacaacatcttttagattcgggtttaacctcctctgatgttaaacagaagtcattgattcatcttctaggtgtattctatgcatgcataaatcagGTGACATGCCAGGTATGTCAGCTAGTGAATATCCTAATGCCTTACGATACTTCCTAAGCTCACACAAAGGCAATGCAGTTTCCATATTATTGAGTTCATCGTTCACAATGACAGGGTAAGTGGAATTCAGACCTAAGAAAGCGTACCTGAGCCCCTTAGGAAGGGATTTTAGCTCAACCTTGGGAGCCTTCAACTCGATCCAGGGATCATCAGGTTGGTTCGGCGGAACAGGCGAGTTCGGTAAAGGGGTCGCTCTAGTTGGAGTGTTCTCGTCCTTGTAGCTCTCTTCTCTAAGACTTAGACTCGCCACCATTCTTCCCATACTCCTTACGGAGTCAAGCATCTTAGCATACCCATCTGCGTCAATGTTCTCGACACTCAGCTTAGCCTCAGCTCTTACTAGTGCAAGCTCGAGTGGATCTTCTGTAAGAATCTCCTCGATCATCCCTTCGGGAGGTTGCAGTGGATCAATCCCTTCATCCACCTCGAAGGTCTGTCCATCCAGCATCGGCTTCTTCAGCAGCTCATCCATCTCAAACTGCATGACTATGTCCCCcagatggagatcaatcttCCCTTGCCGCACATCAATGATGGCTCCAACAGTACATAGGAACGATCTTCCTAAGGTGAGAGGGTCTTTGGATTCCTCTTCTAGCTCTAGAACTTCGAAGTCTGCTGGAACAGAGATGTTCCCGACTTTTACTTGGAGATCCTCTAGAATACCAACCGGGGACTTATGATCTATCCGCGAACACCAAGGACATCCTAGTTGGTTTAAAATGCGTGTATCCCAGACGTCGTGCTACAGAGTAGGGCATGAGATTTACGCTGGATCCCAGATCAACCAAGGAGCATGAGAAAATTGTCTTCCCAATCTGGATAGAGAGGACGAACTTGCCAGGGTCTCCTCGCTTCTTTATCTGCCTGTTCTGAAGCACTGCGCTGCACTCCTTAGAGACAGTCATGAATTCGCTCTCCTCTGATATTTTTCCTGAGATCAATCCCTTCATAAAGCTGCTCATAGAGGGCATCATCTGGATCGCATCAATCAAAGGGAGTCGGACGGTTAGGTCCTCCAGCATCTTTCTGCACTTCATCTCTTCTCGGTCCTTACGAGTAGCCTTTGCTGGAACAGGATAAGGGACTTTAAGAGTGTATTCGCGAGCAGGAACAGGCCCTGGAATCGGGCGGACAGTCTCAGCTGGTTGTTCTAGTCCTGGCGAATTGGTTCCAACTGTTGGTTCCCTCTCCTTCTCAGCTGCCGGGGCATCGGCTGTTGGTTGTTCCGACTCTTTCTGCTTCCCCTTCTCAGCCGCAGTGAACCTCTTCTTTACCGGCTCAGATAGTTGCTTTCCACTTCTCAACTCAACCGCATTGCACACCTTAGGGTTTTTGTCGGTTTTCCCAGGTAGAGTACCTTGTTGTCTTTTGACGCTCTCAGCAGTCTGAGCAATCTGAATGTCCATCTGCCTCATATGACTCGCGACATTTTCGTATTTGGTGCTCAAATCGCTGAACATATGGTTCATTCTGGTATTGATCTCAGTAGTAACCTGGTTTAGAGCCTTCCCTTGGAGATGTTGTCCTTGGAGCAGTTGCTGCAACATAGCTTTTGTCTCATCTTGCGGAACAACGACAGGAGCGGAGGTAGCTGGCTGAGTGTTCTGGTGTTTCTGCATCTGAGGTGGATTGTTCTGCGGTTGGCTTAGAACATAGTTCTGGGGTTGGTAGTTCTTTTGATACCTAGCATACTGACCTTGGTTACTCTGTGCAGGATCAGCTAGTTTGTCTTGTTTAGGCCAGAAAACCTGTGGGTTTTACCTCACGTTAGGGTTTGGGTGGAAGTTTTTGAGCTGCCATCCTTGCCCATTCACGTAGCTTACCTCTTGCTGTTCGTCTCCTGATATTTCAGCATCAAACGCCAGGTCACCGGCACTCTTCTCAGGAGCTGTTTCTTCCATTATGAACACTTGGCTTTGGTTTCCCTTAAGCAGTTGGTCCACCTTTGCAGCGAGATCATCTATGCTGCTAACACTCTTCGAGCGGtcatgctccttgttcttgtttagtGAACTTGAAgtcatgttctcaatcagctcgaacgcaccaggtgtggtttgagtcatgaaatCTCCATTACTCGAAGAATCAAGGGTGTTTCGAAACTCATAGCTCACTCCATCATAGAACACCTACAATATATAGTCATTGTCAAACCCATGGTGCAGGCATTCTCTCTGGTACTCCTTGTACCTCTCCCAAGCTTCATGAAAAGGTTCATCGGACTTCTGCTTGAAATTGGAGATCATGTGCCGTAGAGCCGCGGTTTTAGACTTCGTGTAGAAGTGGCTcaggaacgctgatcggacctggTCCCAAGAGGTAAGAGAACCGGTCGACAGAGATTGGAGCCAGCGAGAAGCTTTCCCTTCAAGAGAGAATGAGAACAGTGTGCATTTGACATAGTCTGGTGGCACTCCGTTAGAGCGAGAGAAATTGCAGAT includes:
- the LOC106432247 gene encoding uncharacterized protein LOC106432247; the encoded protein is MTSSSLNKNKEHDRSKSVSSIDDLAAKVDQLLKGNQSQVFIMEETAPEKSAGDLAFDAEISGDEQQEVFWPKQDKLADPAQSNQGQYARYQKNYQPQNYVLSQPQNNPPQMQKHQNTQPATSAPVVVPQDETKAMLQQLLQGQHLQGKALNQVTTEINTRMNHMFSDLSTKYENVASHMRQMDIQIAQTAESVKRQQGTLPGKTDKNPKVCNAVELRSGKQLSEPVKKRFTAAEKGKQKESEQPTADAPAAEKEREPTVGTNSPGLEQPAETVRPIPGPVPAREYTLKVPYPVPAKATRKDREEMKCRKMLEDLTVRLPLIDAIQMMPSMSSFMKGLISGKISEESEFMTVSKECSAVLQNRQIKKRGDPGKFVLSIQIGKTIFSCSLVDLGSSVNLMPYSVARHHKSPVGILEDLQVKVGNISVPADFEVLELEEESKDPLTLGRSFLCTVGAIIDVRQGKIDLHLGDIVMQFEMDELLKKPMLDGQTFEVDEGIDPLQPPEGMIEEILTEDPLELALVRAEAKLSVENIDADGYAKMLDSVRSMGRMVASLSLREESYKDENTPTRATPLPNSPVPPNQPDDPWIELKAPKVELKSLPKGLRYAFLGLNSTYPVIVNDELNNMETALPLCELRKYRKALGYSLADIPGFFQIPIHPDDQEKTTFTCPYGTYAYRRMPFGLCNAPATFQRCMMSIFTDLIEDIMEVFIDDFSVYGSSFSVYLSNLCRVLKTCEEKHLVLNWEKCHFMVRDGIVLGHKISEKGIEVDKEKIEVMMSLQPPPTVKAIRSFLGRAGFYRRFIQDFSKIARPLTRLLCKEIKFDFDIECLAAFHTIKGALVSAPVVQPPDWDLPFEVMTDASDFAVGAVLGQRKDKKLHVIYYARKTMDETQCRYATTEKELLAIVFAFEKFISYLVGSKVIVHTDHATLKYLLTKKDAKPRMKIEDDSSLDEEHTVEHVNAIGLRFAEQPLSITSDCSRVPEQPVAVIQKQYSHLPWFAVIANFLAAEKEPLKFTGNEKRKFLREARQYVWDEPYLYKHCKDGIFRRCVPEADIPGILHHYARHFATFKTVSRILQAGFWWPTMFRDAHAYIARCDAYQ